In Papaver somniferum cultivar HN1 chromosome 1, ASM357369v1, whole genome shotgun sequence, a genomic segment contains:
- the LOC113350660 gene encoding leucine-rich repeat extensin-like protein 3 yields MSMGNRGGKKASMAFFISASALLVIMVSLSFPLLANGNHFYEFSPPPPSSSPAPTPVNYKYKSPPPLPVHPPPQKPYNPPASPTPGVYKPKSPPPPPKKPHYVPHTPPTQGKPLKPRSPPPPHKPYYVPPTPPTPGKPYKHSPPPTPKKPYPVPPTPTPGKPYKQSPPPPKKPYYVPATPPTPGKPYKQTPPPPKKPSYVPATPPTPGKPYKQTPPPPKKPSYVPPTPPTPGKPYKQTPPPPKKPSYVPATPPTPGKPYKQNPLPPKKPSYVPATPPTPGKPYKQSPPPPKKPSYVPPTPPTPVKPYKHSLPPPKKSYNVPPTPHTPGKPYKHSPPPPHKPYYVPPTPPTPGKPYKHSPPPTPKKPSYVPPTPTPGKPYKQSPPPPKKLYYVPPTPPTPGKPYKHSPPPTPTPHKPYLYASPPPPHY; encoded by the coding sequence ATGAGCATGGGAAACAGAGGAGGGAAGAAAGCCTCAATGGCTTTCTTTATTTCTGCTAGTGCTCTTCTAGTAATAATGGTTTCTTTGAGTTTTCCTCTTCTTGCTAATGGAAATCATTTTTATGAattttctccaccaccaccatcttcttctccTGCCCCAACTCCTGTTAACTACAAGTATAAATCTCCACCACCACTACCTGTGCACCCACCTCCTCAGAAACCATATAACCCTCCCGCATCACCAACCCCTGGAGTATATAAACCTAAatctccgccaccaccaccaaagaAGCCACATTATGTGCCTCATACACCACCTACACAAGGGAAGCCATTGAAACCAaggtctccaccaccaccacacaaGCCATACTATGTACCACCAACACCACCCACCCCTGGAAAGCCGTACAAACAttctccaccaccaacaccaaaGAAGCCATATCCTGTGCCACCAACACCTACCCCTGGGAAGCCCTACAAgcaatctccaccaccaccaaagAAGCCATATTATGTGCCGGCAACACCACCTACACCTGGAAAGCCATATAAGCAAACTCCACCACCACCAAAGAAGCCATCCTATGTGCCAGCAACGCCACCTACACCTGGGAAGCCATATAAGCAAACTCCACCACCACCAAAGAAGCCATCCTATGTGCCACCAACACCACCTACACCTGGGAAGCCATATAAGCAAACTCCACCACCACCAAAGAAGCCATCTTATGTGCCAGCAACACCACCTACACCTGGGAAGCCATATAAGCAAAATCCACTACCACCAAAGAAGCCATCCTATGTGCCAGCAACACCACCTACACCTGGGAAGCCATATAAGCAATCTCCACCGCCACCAAAGAAGCCATCCTATGTGCCACCAACACCACCCACTCCTGTGAAGCCGTATAAGCATTCTCTCCCACCACCAAAAAAGTCATATAATGTTCCACCAACACCACATACTCCGGGGAAGCCGTATAAGcattctccaccaccaccacacaaGCCATACTATGTACCACCAACACCACCCACCCCTGGAAAGCCGTATAAGCAttctccaccaccaacaccaaaGAAGCCATCCTATGTGCCACCAACACCTACCCCTGGGAAGCCATATAAGCAATCTCCACCGCCACCAAAGAAACTATACTATGTGCCACCCACCCCACCTACTCCAGGGAAGCCGTATAAGCAttctccaccaccaacaccaacaccacaCAAACCTTACCTGTATGCTTCACCTCCTCCTCCACATTACTAA